A region from the Prinia subflava isolate CZ2003 ecotype Zambia chromosome 30, Cam_Psub_1.2, whole genome shotgun sequence genome encodes:
- the LOC134562683 gene encoding uncharacterized protein LOC134562683, which yields MSGTQPDIEEPGVTLIGPRVYLNVLRSVFTVPNNNEFTFPLKRPVQKVFAIHANWVPAGISEVRTGRHPREPFDFSSEPSPVAWRGGPDRVPPTEGTYLQSWGTLSAQKTSPGVLPTKLPPGSARSAPPKRLLDSQRWDRPGSETLRCSRLAGNVPRQCVSLSRDNAEQQARGFLWHSAGVRTLGLGCTGPSSRVWTGSGAAPGARGARPWNGHADKRPRGFGGSGGSGGSDSTESTNSATLLISRSSSPYSTFLHSLLVSLSRSPQPLSVSPSRLFPLPLPGRAMPPARPRPRAGLPRPRPRASRRGLAWARLWPCWRWRCWAGISAWGWGGIATLWLRLGRARPRPRCRPRARRRLLPGPAEDTRGAAAPAASAAASPARAPPLGSAAAGPEPPGPGAGGDARPGPLGGRSGAVSGPGPSADGRVSPAGKAQEALQDRYRLGSLLGRGGFGSVYSATRVSDGAPVAIKCVPRDRIRLWGELPNGARAPLEIVLLDKVSAGCAGVIQLLEWLELPTSFLLVLERPERCQDLSAFLAERRFLPEEEARALFRQVLEAVRHCTSCGVLHRDIKPENILLDLATGELKLIDFCCGAFLQDTAYTQFAGEPPQGMFLGISWPSLAVAPGLPPLAAGNSMIS from the exons atgagTGGAACACAGCCAGACATTGAGgaacctggggtcacccttataGGTCCCCGGGTATACCTCAATGTCTTGCGGAGTGTATTTACAGTCCCCAACAACAATGAatttacctttcctttgaaacggCCAGTCCAGAAGGTCTTCGCAATCCACGCGAACTGGGTGCCAGCTGGTATCTCTGAGGTGCGCACT GGTCGCCACCCCCGCGAGCCCTTCG ACTTCTCCTCGGAGCCCTCCCCCGTGGCTTGGAGAGGGGGTCCTGATCGCGTGCCCCCGACGGAGGGTACTTACCTGCAGTCTTGGGGAACCCTCAGCGCACAGAAGACTTCGCCGGGAGTGCTGCCGACGAAGCTACCTCCTGGATCTgcgaggagcgctcctccgaaGAGGCTGCTCGACTCGCAGCGGTGGGACCGCCCTGGATCTGAAACTCTTCGGTGCTCGCGCCTG gcagggaatgtgCCCCGGCAGTGTGTgagcctgagcagggacaatgcAGAGCAGCAAGCGAGGGGATTCCTCTGGCACAGCGCAGGAGTCAGGACTCTGGgtctgggctgcacagggccaagttcccgtgtttggacaggctcaggggctgcccccgGGGCGCGCGGGGCTCGGCCGTGGAACGGACACGCGGACAAACGGCCCCGGGGCTTCGGCGGCAGCGGCGGTAGCGGCGGCAGCGACTCCACAGAGTCTACGAACTCTGCGACCCTCCTCATCTCTCGTTCCTCCTCTCCCTATTCCACATTCCTGCACTCTCTCCTGGTGTCCCTTTCCCggtctccccagcccctctcggTGTCCCCGTCCcggcttttccctctccccctgccgGGCCGGGCCATGCCCCCGGCCCgtccccggccccgggcggggctgccccgtccccgtccccggGCGTCCCGCCGCGGTCTCGCCTGGGCCCGGCTCTGGCCGTGCTGGAGGTGGCGCTGTTGGGCCGGgatcagtgcctggggctggggcggcATCGCCACCCTTTGGCTGCGCCTGGGCCGGGCACGGCCTCGGCCCCGGTGCCGACCCCGAGCCCGGCGCCGCCTCCTCCCGGGCCCCGCGGAGGACACACGcggcgcggccgctcccgccgcctccgcTGCGGCTTCCCCGGCCCGAGCTCCGCCGCTCGGCAGCGCAGCCGCCGGCCCCGAACCGCCGGGGCCCGGCGCGGGTGGGGATGCCCGGCCCGGGCCGCTCGGGGGGCGCTCGGGGGCCGTGTCtggccccgggccgagcgctgacGGCCGCGTGTCGCCCGCAGGGAAGGCgcaggaggccctgcaggacCGGTACCGGCTGGGTTCGCTGCTGGGGCGCGGAGGATTCGGCAGCGTCTACTCGGCGACACGAGTGTCGGACGGCGCCCCG GTGGCCATCAAATGCGTGCCGCGGGATCGCATCCGGCTCTGGGgcgagctg CCCAACGGCGCCCGTGCGCCCCTGGAGATCGTGCTGCTGGACAAGGTGTccgctggctgtgctggtgtcatTCAGCTCCTGGAGTGGCTTGAGCTCCCCACCAGCTTCTTGTTGGTGCTGGAGCGTCCCGAGCGGTGCCAGGACCTGTCGGCTTTCCTGGCGGAGCGGAGGTTCCTGCCGGAGGAGGAGGCGCGGGCGCTGTtccgccaggtgctggaggctgtgcggcactgcaccagctgcgggGTCCTGCACAGGGACATCAAGCCTGAGAACATCCTGCTCGACCTGGCCACAGGAGAGCTCAAACTCATCGACTTTTGCTGTGGCGCCTTCCTCCAAGACACAGCCTACACCCAATTTGCAGGTGAGCCCCCTCAGGGGATGTTCCTGGGCAtctcctggcccagcctggctgtagCACCGGGCCTTCCCCCTCTTGCTGCTGGCAACAGCATGATTTCTTGA